The following are encoded together in the Bradymonas sediminis genome:
- a CDS encoding 3-hydroxyanthranilate 3,4-dioxygenase, whose translation MAQLLPPINLEKWIAENRDLLKPPVGNKKIWEDAHFDIFIVGGPNARKDYHINQSEEFFRMIEGDMVLKVVEEDADGAHHFRDITIREGEIFLLPAGVPHCPQRAADTVGLVIEHPRPEGVEDGLRWYCEGCGEVLHEEYFHLVDIVGQLKRAIEDFWADDEKRTCTHCGERLKK comes from the coding sequence ATGGCTCAGCTGCTTCCGCCTATCAACCTCGAAAAATGGATCGCCGAAAACCGTGACCTCCTAAAGCCCCCGGTGGGCAATAAAAAGATCTGGGAGGACGCGCATTTCGACATCTTTATCGTCGGTGGCCCAAACGCCCGAAAAGACTATCATATCAATCAAAGCGAGGAGTTTTTCCGCATGATTGAGGGTGATATGGTCTTAAAGGTCGTCGAGGAGGACGCCGACGGCGCGCACCATTTCCGCGACATCACCATCCGCGAGGGCGAGATCTTTCTGCTCCCCGCCGGCGTCCCGCACTGCCCGCAGCGCGCGGCCGACACCGTCGGCCTGGTGATCGAGCACCCGCGCCCCGAGGGCGTCGAAGACGGGCTTCGCTGGTATTGCGAGGGCTGCGGCGAGGTGCTCCACGAGGAGTATTTCCACCTGGTCGACATCGTCGGCCAGCTCAAGCGGGCCATCGAAGACTTCTGGGCGGACGACGAAAAACGCACCTGCACCCATTGCGGCGAGCGCCTGAAAAAATAG
- a CDS encoding amidohydrolase family protein: MKIDIHAHILPRDWPDLRERYGYGGFIRLEHTGTGCAKMMKGQTFFREVHPNLWDPAVRVEECDAQGVDVQVLSTVPVMFSYWAKPADTHDLSKILNDHIADCIARFPKRFMGLGTVPMQAPRRAAQELERCINDLGLVGVQIGTHVENQNLDDPIFDPFWQAANDLGAAIFVHPWDMMGFDDLPRHWLPWLVSMPAESSRAICSLMMGGVIEKYPRIRFAFAHGGGSFAATLGRIDHGFKMRPDLCQTQTSTPPSELARRIYIDSLVHDPRALEFVVDIFGEERIALGTDYPFPLGELAPGQLIESVDFLSAAARERMLSGTALEWANRARADYETDASRAHSVRITRSCCGPVTHHD, encoded by the coding sequence ATGAAAATCGACATCCACGCCCATATTCTCCCCCGCGATTGGCCCGACCTGCGCGAGCGATACGGCTACGGCGGGTTTATCCGCCTGGAGCATACGGGCACCGGGTGCGCGAAGATGATGAAGGGGCAGACCTTCTTTCGCGAGGTCCACCCGAACCTGTGGGACCCGGCGGTGCGCGTGGAGGAGTGCGACGCCCAGGGCGTCGACGTTCAGGTGCTCTCGACCGTCCCGGTGATGTTTAGCTATTGGGCCAAGCCGGCCGACACCCACGACCTCTCAAAGATCCTCAACGACCATATCGCCGACTGCATCGCGCGCTTCCCCAAGCGCTTTATGGGGCTGGGCACCGTGCCGATGCAGGCGCCCAGGCGCGCCGCCCAGGAGCTGGAGCGCTGCATCAACGACCTCGGGCTGGTGGGCGTGCAGATCGGCACGCACGTCGAGAACCAGAACCTCGACGATCCCATCTTCGACCCGTTCTGGCAGGCCGCCAACGACCTGGGCGCCGCGATCTTCGTGCACCCCTGGGATATGATGGGCTTTGACGATCTGCCGCGCCACTGGCTCCCCTGGCTGGTGAGCATGCCGGCGGAATCCTCCCGCGCGATCTGCTCGCTGATGATGGGCGGGGTGATCGAGAAATACCCGCGCATTCGCTTCGCCTTTGCCCACGGCGGCGGCTCCTTTGCCGCCACGCTGGGGCGCATCGACCACGGCTTCAAGATGCGCCCGGACCTCTGCCAGACCCAAACCTCGACCCCGCCCAGCGAGCTGGCCCGGCGCATCTATATCGACTCGCTGGTCCACGACCCGCGCGCCCTGGAATTCGTCGTGGATATCTTCGGCGAGGAACGCATCGCCCTCGGCACCGACTACCCCTTCCCGCTGGGTGAGTTGGCCCCCGGACAGCTTATCGAGTCGGTGGACTTTTTGAGCGCTGCGGCGCGCGAGCGCATGCTCAGCGGCACCGCGCTCGAGTGGGCAAACCGCGCGCGCGCCGACTATGAGACCGACGCCAGTCGGGCGCACTCCGTGCGCATCACGCGCTCCTGCTGCGGGCCGGTGACCCATCATGACTAA
- a CDS encoding lysophospholipid acyltransferase family protein, which translates to MLDLNRLNRIRLSANPRAQKVMGNLVLMPNYDLPPRVKIDFEGFDNLPNEPVIFALNHTDRYNYWPFQYKLWRSLDRYTATWVKGKYYENPALGQFMEVMNNIPTVSRGYLIARDFQAVCERTPSGDEYRALRDAVNSVAGLDAPPYEPSALAKVVPAPILEKARDVLGVAFAPHQEDYPTYINRLFGQMMARFVELNIEAQQKNLDLLIFPQGTRSIRLSRGRIGMAQMALYLKAPVIPVGCNGSDKVYPGNSPIGSPGHIIYRAGEPIYYEDMAEFHIDAPFEPFTAEAESLHYDAFQGYIDEVMERINVLLDPPYQFAEDLESDGVRGGKRFL; encoded by the coding sequence ATGCTGGACCTTAATCGACTCAACCGAATCCGACTAAGCGCCAACCCTCGGGCTCAAAAGGTCATGGGAAACCTCGTCCTGATGCCCAATTACGATCTGCCTCCGCGGGTCAAGATTGACTTTGAGGGCTTTGATAACCTGCCCAATGAGCCAGTTATATTCGCGCTAAACCACACCGATCGCTATAATTATTGGCCCTTCCAATACAAGCTATGGCGCAGTTTGGATCGTTATACCGCAACCTGGGTGAAGGGGAAATATTACGAAAACCCGGCGCTCGGCCAATTTATGGAGGTCATGAATAATATCCCCACGGTCTCGCGGGGCTATCTCATCGCGCGCGATTTCCAGGCGGTTTGTGAGCGAACGCCCTCGGGCGACGAATACCGCGCCCTGCGCGACGCCGTAAATAGCGTGGCCGGGCTCGACGCCCCGCCCTACGAGCCTAGCGCGCTGGCCAAGGTCGTGCCAGCGCCGATCCTGGAGAAGGCGCGCGACGTGCTGGGCGTGGCCTTTGCGCCCCACCAGGAAGACTACCCCACCTATATCAATCGCCTCTTCGGCCAGATGATGGCGCGCTTTGTCGAGCTCAATATCGAAGCGCAGCAAAAGAACCTGGACCTGCTCATCTTCCCCCAGGGGACGCGCTCGATTCGGCTGTCGCGCGGGCGCATCGGCATGGCCCAGATGGCGCTTTACCTCAAAGCCCCGGTCATCCCGGTGGGCTGCAACGGCTCCGACAAGGTCTACCCGGGCAACTCCCCGATTGGCTCGCCGGGCCATATTATCTACCGCGCAGGGGAGCCGATTTATTACGAAGACATGGCCGAATTTCACATCGACGCCCCCTTCGAGCCCTTCACTGCCGAGGCGGAGTCCCTGCATTATGACGCGTTTCAGGGCTATATCGACGAAGTCATGGAGCGCATCAACGTTCTGCTTGACCCGCCCTACCAATTTGCAGAGGATCTCGAGAGCGACGGGGTCCGCGGCGGCAAGCGATTCCTCTAA
- a CDS encoding phospholipase D-like domain-containing protein, translating into MLGAAITWVAEWAPTILAVLAPLSAVFTTTHIVLHKRETRSAIGWIGLSWLVPFIGSALYLMLGVNRIRRRAVELRGDRSAYAFRDARSASFNPGLDGEAAESAPSEYCVEGSTGRSYLPVDVAHLGGLIRVVNEVATRPLLTSNNVDVLFNGEQAYPAMLKAIGEAKTSIALSSFIFDNDKWGRIFADALAEASERGVAVRVLVDAAGLHYSFPSIMGYLRRKKVRAARFLPQIFPPHLMTANLRNHRKILVVDGQIGFTGGMNIRTSHMLEEPSKQPTKDIHFRLAGPVVSHLQEVFVDDWNFATGEELRGTKWFPAPKPAGKLLARGIADGPDDNLDKMPWMLLGAITAARESIRIVTPYFLPDPSLIDALNLAAMRGVEVDVIMPGKNNLPYVQWASFGLMRPLLQFGCRAWLTAPPFEHSKVMVVDRHWMVFGSSNWDPRSHRLNFEFDVECYDGELAGRLDDWACAKLEDATQITLEDYDKRGFWRQLRDGTFRLMSPYL; encoded by the coding sequence GTGTTGGGAGCCGCCATAACTTGGGTAGCAGAGTGGGCGCCGACGATTCTGGCCGTCCTCGCGCCGCTGTCGGCCGTCTTTACCACCACTCATATCGTTTTGCACAAGCGTGAAACACGCTCGGCGATCGGCTGGATTGGGCTTAGTTGGCTGGTGCCCTTTATCGGCAGCGCGCTGTATCTGATGCTCGGGGTGAACCGGATTCGGCGGCGCGCCGTGGAATTGCGCGGGGATCGCAGCGCCTATGCGTTTCGCGACGCGCGCAGCGCCTCGTTTAACCCCGGGCTGGACGGGGAGGCCGCCGAGAGCGCCCCGAGCGAATACTGCGTCGAGGGCAGCACCGGCCGGAGCTATCTGCCCGTCGACGTGGCGCACCTGGGCGGGTTGATTCGGGTCGTCAACGAAGTCGCCACGCGCCCCTTGCTCACCTCCAACAACGTCGACGTGCTCTTTAACGGCGAGCAGGCCTACCCGGCGATGCTCAAGGCGATCGGGGAGGCGAAGACCTCCATCGCGCTGTCGAGCTTCATCTTCGACAATGATAAGTGGGGCCGCATCTTCGCGGACGCGCTGGCCGAGGCCTCCGAGCGCGGCGTCGCGGTGCGCGTGCTCGTCGACGCCGCCGGCTTGCACTACTCATTTCCGTCGATCATGGGATATTTGCGGCGCAAAAAAGTGCGGGCCGCGCGCTTTTTGCCCCAGATATTTCCGCCCCATTTGATGACCGCGAACCTGAGGAATCACCGTAAAATTCTGGTCGTCGACGGCCAGATTGGCTTCACCGGCGGCATGAATATCCGCACCTCACATATGCTCGAAGAGCCGAGCAAGCAGCCCACCAAGGATATCCACTTCCGCCTGGCCGGCCCGGTCGTCTCCCACCTCCAGGAGGTCTTCGTCGACGATTGGAACTTCGCCACCGGCGAGGAACTGCGCGGCACCAAATGGTTCCCCGCGCCCAAGCCCGCCGGGAAGTTGCTGGCCCGAGGCATCGCGGACGGCCCGGACGATAATCTCGACAAGATGCCGTGGATGTTGCTCGGGGCGATCACCGCCGCGCGCGAGAGCATCCGGATCGTTACGCCCTATTTTTTGCCCGACCCGTCGCTTATCGACGCGCTGAACCTGGCGGCCATGCGCGGCGTCGAGGTCGACGTCATCATGCCGGGCAAAAATAACCTGCCCTATGTGCAATGGGCGTCTTTCGGCCTGATGCGCCCGCTGCTGCAATTCGGGTGTCGCGCCTGGCTGACGGCTCCGCCGTTTGAGCATAGTAAGGTGATGGTCGTCGACCGCCATTGGATGGTGTTTGGCTCCTCGAATTGGGACCCGCGAAGCCACCGGCTCAACTTCGAATTTGACGTCGAATGCTACGACGGCGAGCTGGCCGGACGCCTGGACGACTGGGCTTGTGCCAAGCTCGAGGACGCCACGCAGATCACCCTGGAGGACTACGACAAACGCGGCTTCTGGCGCCAACTTCGGGACGGGACGTTTCGGTTGATGTCGCCGTATTTGTGA
- a CDS encoding cyclase family protein → MTKAISLQITLGDRAYRVDPTASHTLAIPLYFEGLNAEVSNSCASSKAAAQPNAFHLTSAHAAPARAEGFVGDTRLGGSANCADIHLNPHGNGTHTECVGHLVDEAVAVGELATQALIPAVILSVGLERLGDTDESYGGASAPDDRVLTRRALESAWRALKTRADDVCVAFCEALILRTLPNSADKMTRQYGGSNPPYPTAEAVAWLGKMGCEHLVLDLPSLDREVDQSRLPNHHRFFDLPPGAHSLQGLAPSPKTVTEMAFIPDELGDCPGFLSLQIPRFALDAAPSRPLFFNII, encoded by the coding sequence ATGACTAAGGCAATCTCGCTGCAAATCACCCTCGGCGACCGCGCCTACCGGGTCGACCCAACCGCCTCACACACCCTGGCGATTCCCCTTTACTTTGAAGGACTTAACGCCGAGGTAAGCAATAGCTGCGCGTCATCAAAAGCGGCGGCACAGCCCAACGCCTTTCACCTGACGAGCGCCCACGCCGCCCCGGCGCGCGCCGAGGGTTTCGTCGGCGACACGCGCCTTGGCGGCAGCGCCAATTGCGCCGATATCCACCTGAACCCGCACGGAAACGGCACCCACACCGAGTGCGTCGGGCATCTGGTGGACGAGGCGGTCGCGGTCGGCGAATTGGCGACCCAGGCGCTGATCCCGGCGGTGATCTTAAGCGTTGGGCTGGAGCGTCTGGGCGACACCGACGAGTCCTACGGCGGGGCGAGCGCCCCCGACGACCGCGTACTGACCAGACGGGCGCTTGAGAGCGCGTGGCGCGCGCTTAAAACCCGCGCCGACGACGTCTGCGTAGCGTTCTGTGAGGCGCTCATCCTTCGCACCCTCCCGAACTCGGCCGACAAAATGACGCGCCAATACGGCGGCTCGAACCCGCCCTACCCGACCGCCGAAGCCGTCGCCTGGCTGGGCAAGATGGGCTGCGAGCACCTCGTGCTGGACCTGCCCTCGCTTGACCGAGAGGTCGACCAGAGTCGACTGCCCAACCATCATCGATTCTTCGATCTGCCACCGGGCGCGCACAGCCTGCAGGGCCTGGCGCCCAGCCCCAAGACCGTCACCGAGATGGCGTTTATCCCCGATGAACTCGGCGATTGCCCAGGCTTCTTAAGCCTTCAGATTCCACGATTTGCCCTCGACGCAGCCCCCTCTCGCCCGCTATTTTTCAATATTATTTGA
- the kynU gene encoding kynureninase: MTAPTDFDYALKLDREDPLADFRDQFFIPEQSGGEPSIYLCGNSLGLQPKGVRADVDRELEDWARLGVDGHFEARDPWLGYHAYFSEQLSPIVGASPSEIVVMNSLTTNLHFMMISFYQPTQTRYKILMEGGAFPSDHYAVDSQAALHGFDPKDAVIKLAPRPGEECLRDEDVLAAIEDAGEELALVMLGGVNFYTGQVFDMGAITDAGHAVGARVGFDLAHAVGNVELRLHDWGVDFAVWCSYKYLNAGPGATGGCFVHERWAMAPGLPRLTGWWGNDPDTRFEMKPEFVPQPGAAGWQVSNAPVFAMAPQKASLRLFNEAGMPALRKKSLALTDYLLTLLDALPAASFDIITPRDPARRGSQVSLKAQKDGKKLFDALTDGGVICDYREPGVIRIAPAPLYNSFADVWKFWDILRGVIGANAQ; the protein is encoded by the coding sequence ATGACCGCTCCAACCGACTTCGATTACGCCCTCAAACTCGACCGCGAAGATCCGCTGGCAGACTTTCGTGACCAGTTCTTTATCCCCGAGCAATCGGGCGGAGAGCCGAGCATTTATCTATGCGGTAACTCCCTGGGATTGCAGCCCAAAGGCGTGCGCGCCGATGTTGATCGCGAGCTGGAGGATTGGGCCAGACTCGGCGTCGACGGCCACTTCGAAGCCCGCGACCCCTGGCTCGGCTATCACGCTTATTTTTCGGAGCAATTAAGCCCCATCGTGGGCGCGAGCCCGAGTGAAATCGTCGTGATGAATTCGCTCACGACGAATCTTCATTTTATGATGATCTCCTTCTATCAGCCCACCCAAACCCGCTACAAAATCCTGATGGAGGGCGGCGCCTTCCCCTCGGATCACTACGCTGTCGACAGCCAGGCCGCCCTCCACGGCTTTGACCCCAAAGACGCGGTCATCAAGCTCGCCCCGCGCCCCGGCGAGGAGTGCCTGCGCGACGAAGACGTGCTGGCGGCGATCGAGGACGCGGGTGAGGAATTGGCCCTGGTGATGCTCGGCGGCGTCAACTTCTATACCGGGCAAGTCTTCGATATGGGCGCGATCACCGACGCCGGCCACGCGGTCGGCGCGCGCGTGGGCTTTGACCTGGCCCACGCGGTCGGAAACGTCGAACTTCGCCTGCACGATTGGGGCGTCGATTTCGCGGTCTGGTGCTCCTATAAATACCTAAACGCCGGCCCCGGCGCGACCGGCGGCTGCTTCGTGCACGAGCGGTGGGCGATGGCCCCCGGCCTCCCGCGGCTCACGGGCTGGTGGGGCAACGACCCGGACACCCGCTTTGAGATGAAGCCCGAGTTCGTGCCGCAGCCCGGCGCTGCCGGCTGGCAGGTCTCCAACGCGCCGGTCTTCGCGATGGCCCCTCAAAAAGCGTCGCTTCGCCTCTTTAACGAGGCCGGAATGCCCGCGCTGCGCAAAAAATCACTCGCCCTCACCGACTATCTGCTCACCCTTCTCGACGCCCTGCCGGCCGCGTCCTTTGACATCATCACCCCGCGCGACCCCGCACGCCGCGGCTCACAGGTGTCGCTCAAAGCCCAAAAAGACGGCAAAAAACTCTTCGACGCGCTCACCGACGGCGGCGTGATCTGCGATTATCGCGAGCCCGGCGTCATCCGCATCGCGCCGGCCCCGCTGTATAATTCTTTCGCGGATGTATGGAAGTTTTGGGATATTTTGCGCGGCGTAATTGGCGCCAACGCCCAATAG
- a CDS encoding DoxX-like family protein: protein MNQRTRQLLRTGLAVVIAGVWVANGLWAKILGNVPRHEAIVARVLGAEVAPWLILLIGVGEVFIAAWVLSRFRPRVCAAVQIALVLSMNVLEFIFARDVLLFGGLNFVFALGFCALVAFHGSLSHRVTQGPL from the coding sequence ATGAACCAGCGCACACGACAATTGCTTCGTACCGGCCTCGCCGTTGTGATCGCCGGGGTGTGGGTGGCCAATGGCCTGTGGGCGAAGATCCTGGGCAATGTCCCGCGCCACGAGGCCATCGTCGCGCGCGTGCTCGGAGCCGAGGTCGCGCCCTGGCTTATCCTCTTGATCGGCGTCGGCGAAGTATTTATCGCCGCCTGGGTCTTGAGCCGCTTTCGCCCGCGGGTGTGCGCCGCGGTGCAGATCGCGCTGGTGCTCAGCATGAATGTGTTGGAGTTCATCTTCGCCCGCGACGTGCTGCTTTTTGGCGGGCTTAATTTTGTCTTCGCGCTGGGTTTTTGCGCGCTGGTTGCCTTCCACGGATCCCTTTCTCATCGGGTTACCCAGGGGCCATTATGA